From the Desulfovibrio sp. Huiquan2017 genome, one window contains:
- a CDS encoding chemotaxis protein CheA has translation MSGDDLNRQIFKEEAYDLLIELEGALLELEEAPDDMDLVNQIFRALHTIKGSGAMFGFEEIAAFTHEVETVFDMVRNGDVQATPVLCSLALRSRDQIRAMLEAEDDEPVAPEIMQDILDGLQSFVEGTNATAAGNVSEPAAEAESAPEEVPPAGNEAESAPQDESGAPMHCYRITLRPLGGEVNADAVEAFFEELERLGTLKVESGHRETGSGWELLLETEAAQNDVQDVFFFLDADLKVEVKALDGEPEPAPETVSSEPAPPRERKAVTPVSSFVEEDEDDSVRIPRIGEMLVESGDLTYADVAEALTSQKSGVDKPLGQILTESGKVPGEKVSKAVKRQGEVREKAAGKKRQEALSSIRVAADKLDYLVDLVGELVIVQAQITQVVSEKHDAALTLLAEELERLSDELRDSTLGIRMLPIGTSFSKFRRLVRDLSADLGKQITLATSGAETELDKTVIERLGDPLVHLLRNSIDHGIEQPQERVAKGKAPQGTILLSAEHSGGEVLIRISDDGKGMSSEMIREKGIERGLISKDAELTEKELLKLIFEPGFSTAKVVTNVSGRGVGMDVVKRAIDSLRGTIDIDSKPNTGTTITIRLPLTLAIIDGLQVRVENEYYVIPLSLVEECVELSRSEVEEAGSEQRILHLRGEIVPYIHIREWFNIEGENPPIEQIVITGVEGSRVGIVVDTVIGEHQTVIKSLGRVYKDVEGISGATIKGDGSIALILDVPGLIRRIVAESR, from the coding sequence ATGTCAGGAGACGACCTGAACAGACAGATATTCAAAGAAGAAGCCTACGACCTCCTGATCGAGCTTGAGGGCGCTTTGCTCGAACTTGAGGAAGCGCCCGACGATATGGATCTGGTCAACCAGATATTCCGGGCCCTGCATACCATCAAGGGGTCGGGAGCCATGTTTGGCTTCGAGGAAATCGCCGCCTTCACCCATGAGGTGGAGACGGTTTTCGACATGGTGCGCAATGGCGACGTGCAGGCTACCCCGGTCCTGTGCAGCCTGGCCCTGCGTTCTCGCGACCAGATTCGGGCCATGCTCGAGGCCGAGGACGACGAGCCCGTCGCCCCGGAGATCATGCAGGACATTCTTGACGGTTTGCAGTCTTTTGTCGAAGGGACCAACGCGACGGCTGCCGGCAATGTGTCCGAGCCCGCCGCAGAGGCCGAGTCCGCACCGGAAGAGGTCCCTCCCGCCGGGAACGAGGCGGAATCCGCCCCGCAGGACGAGTCCGGCGCACCCATGCACTGCTATCGCATCACCCTCCGTCCCTTGGGCGGCGAGGTGAACGCGGACGCCGTGGAGGCCTTTTTCGAAGAGTTGGAACGGTTGGGAACCCTCAAGGTCGAGTCCGGTCATCGGGAGACTGGAAGCGGCTGGGAACTCTTGCTGGAGACCGAGGCCGCCCAGAACGACGTCCAGGATGTGTTCTTCTTTTTGGATGCGGATCTCAAAGTCGAAGTCAAGGCCTTGGACGGGGAGCCCGAACCTGCTCCGGAAACGGTTTCGTCCGAGCCCGCTCCGCCCCGGGAGCGGAAGGCCGTCACCCCGGTATCCAGTTTTGTGGAAGAGGACGAGGATGACTCCGTGCGCATCCCCCGGATCGGCGAAATGCTCGTCGAAAGCGGCGACCTGACCTATGCGGACGTCGCTGAGGCGCTGACTTCGCAGAAGAGCGGGGTGGACAAGCCGTTGGGCCAGATCCTGACCGAGTCTGGCAAGGTCCCAGGGGAAAAGGTCAGCAAGGCGGTCAAGCGGCAGGGCGAGGTCCGCGAGAAGGCGGCCGGGAAGAAGCGCCAGGAGGCCCTGAGCAGCATCCGGGTAGCGGCGGACAAGCTTGATTATCTGGTGGATTTGGTAGGTGAATTGGTCATCGTTCAGGCGCAGATCACCCAGGTGGTCAGCGAGAAGCACGATGCCGCCCTGACCCTGCTGGCCGAGGAGCTGGAACGGTTGAGCGATGAACTGCGCGACTCCACGCTCGGTATCCGCATGCTGCCCATAGGTACATCGTTCAGCAAGTTTCGGCGGTTGGTGCGCGATCTTTCCGCTGATCTGGGCAAGCAGATTACCCTGGCCACCAGCGGCGCGGAGACCGAGTTGGACAAGACGGTCATCGAACGGCTGGGCGATCCCCTGGTCCACCTGCTGCGTAACTCCATCGACCATGGCATCGAGCAGCCCCAGGAACGCGTGGCCAAGGGCAAGGCCCCGCAGGGCACCATCCTGCTTTCCGCCGAGCACTCGGGCGGCGAGGTCCTTATCCGTATATCCGACGACGGCAAGGGCATGAGCAGCGAGATGATCCGCGAGAAGGGCATCGAGCGCGGGCTGATTTCCAAGGATGCCGAACTGACCGAAAAGGAATTGCTCAAGCTCATTTTCGAGCCCGGCTTCTCCACGGCCAAGGTGGTGACCAACGTGTCCGGCCGGGGCGTGGGCATGGACGTGGTCAAACGGGCCATAGATTCCCTGCGCGGGACTATCGACATCGACTCCAAGCCGAACACGGGCACAACCATCACCATCCGGCTCCCTCTGACGCTGGCCATCATCGACGGACTTCAGGTCCGGGTGGAGAACGAATACTACGTCATTCCCCTGTCCTTGGTGGAAGAGTGCGTGGAACTGTCCCGCAGCGAAGTGGAGGAGGCCGGGTCCGAGCAACGCATTCTGCACTTGCGCGGCGAGATCGTGCCGTACATCCATATTCGCGAATGGTTCAACATTGAGGGCGAGAATCCGCCCATCGAGCAGATCGTTATCACCGGCGTGGAGGGAAGCCGCGTCGGTATTGTCGTGGACACGGTCATAGGCGAGCACCAGACGGTCATCAAGAGCCTGGGTCGGGTGTATAAGGATGTGGAGGGCATCTCCGGGGCCACTATCAAGGGTGACGGGTCCATTGCGCTCATCCTGGACGTGCCCGGCCTTATCCGCCGCATCGTTGCAGAATCCAGATAG
- a CDS encoding methyl-accepting chemotaxis protein, translating into MQLRPMGKMVLSGVGLCGLFAVAFAFGGWLYYGLAAGCALLVCMVAGIGLKRTEARLHAALDRLVRGDEPLAGEENLLGGAMGPLSEALSAQREAADFCARAFRALAGPALLSDAEGHIRQASRPLLALLHKTEDQAVGQTVSRAFYDRDGVSVTEKALRTMKPVAESLDLKLWDGRVVPVQLFVDFIRDDAGATLGAVASLLDLSEQAARQREIETQRERLREAGQHISGLAEHVASATELLSASADEQAQGAQKQRRQTASVAASMEEMTGTVLEVARHATVTSEAATEANTSAEEGAAMVDDAVAAINQVAESARQLGLEIVELDSQAGAIGQIINVINDIADQTNLLALNAAIEAARAGDAGRGFAVVADEVRKLAEKTMDATKEVEEAVVAIQKRSKDATNSMQATAAKVGESTALSNRAGESLQRIMDNIRDMVQRVAQIATAAEEQSSAVEGIMRSVGDIASIAEDADEAAGQAAGATREMAELARELLDVSREFGDGETGTSDRLRSSDGQMRGVLPKLAQEYVRKTHGQALYEAMQRELGNPVFLPADSYPDQVLRQMAEFAADGAGISVREFFIGLGRYTVVRFNELYPGYFKKDSLKDFYLRMNDVHAQLTKSQPGIKPPKFTYEDKGDVLFMNYRSSRGLFDYFEGILLGAADFKGERVEIAVKPFDDQSARAEIKFLGAK; encoded by the coding sequence ATGCAGCTACGTCCCATGGGAAAAATGGTTTTGTCTGGAGTGGGCCTGTGCGGCCTGTTCGCCGTCGCCTTTGCCTTCGGGGGATGGCTATATTACGGATTGGCGGCCGGTTGCGCCCTGCTTGTCTGTATGGTTGCGGGCATCGGGCTGAAGCGTACCGAAGCCCGACTCCATGCGGCCCTGGACCGGCTGGTTCGAGGCGACGAGCCCCTTGCCGGGGAAGAAAATCTGCTTGGCGGGGCCATGGGGCCGCTGTCCGAGGCGTTGTCCGCCCAACGCGAGGCGGCGGATTTTTGCGCACGGGCGTTCCGGGCCTTGGCCGGTCCGGCATTGTTGAGCGACGCCGAAGGGCATATCCGCCAGGCCTCCCGGCCTCTGCTCGCGCTCCTGCACAAAACCGAGGATCAAGCGGTCGGCCAAACCGTCAGCCGGGCCTTTTATGACCGGGATGGCGTTTCGGTGACCGAGAAGGCCTTGCGGACCATGAAGCCCGTGGCCGAATCTCTGGACCTCAAGCTGTGGGACGGGCGGGTCGTCCCGGTACAGCTTTTCGTGGATTTTATTCGGGACGACGCGGGCGCAACCCTTGGCGCGGTGGCCTCCCTCCTCGATTTGTCGGAACAGGCGGCCCGCCAACGGGAGATCGAAACGCAACGCGAACGCCTGCGGGAAGCGGGCCAACACATCAGCGGCCTGGCCGAGCATGTGGCCTCGGCCACGGAATTGCTCTCGGCCTCGGCCGACGAGCAAGCCCAGGGCGCGCAGAAACAGCGCCGTCAGACCGCTTCGGTGGCCGCTTCCATGGAGGAGATGACCGGCACGGTGCTGGAAGTGGCTCGCCATGCCACGGTGACCAGCGAGGCCGCCACCGAGGCCAACACCTCGGCGGAGGAGGGCGCGGCCATGGTTGACGACGCGGTGGCGGCCATCAACCAGGTGGCCGAGTCGGCCCGCCAATTGGGCCTGGAGATCGTCGAACTGGACTCCCAGGCCGGAGCCATCGGGCAGATCATCAACGTCATCAACGACATCGCGGACCAAACCAATCTGTTGGCCCTTAATGCGGCCATCGAGGCGGCCCGAGCGGGCGACGCAGGCCGGGGGTTTGCCGTGGTGGCCGACGAGGTGCGCAAGCTGGCCGAAAAAACCATGGACGCCACCAAGGAGGTGGAGGAAGCCGTCGTCGCCATCCAGAAGCGCTCCAAAGATGCCACCAACTCCATGCAGGCCACGGCGGCCAAGGTGGGCGAGAGCACGGCCCTGTCCAACCGCGCGGGCGAATCATTGCAGCGGATCATGGACAATATTAGGGACATGGTACAACGGGTGGCCCAGATTGCCACCGCCGCCGAGGAGCAGTCTTCGGCTGTCGAAGGGATCATGCGCAGTGTGGGGGACATTGCCTCCATCGCCGAGGATGCGGACGAGGCCGCCGGACAGGCCGCCGGAGCGACCCGGGAGATGGCCGAACTGGCCAGGGAACTGCTTGACGTGTCCAGGGAATTCGGTGACGGCGAGACCGGGACGAGCGACAGGCTGCGCAGTTCCGATGGGCAAATGAGAGGCGTCCTGCCCAAGCTGGCTCAGGAATACGTGCGCAAGACTCATGGCCAGGCCCTCTACGAGGCCATGCAGCGGGAGTTGGGCAATCCGGTCTTCCTGCCCGCCGACAGCTATCCGGACCAGGTCTTGCGGCAGATGGCCGAATTCGCGGCCGACGGCGCGGGTATTTCCGTCAGGGAATTTTTCATCGGGCTGGGCCGGTATACGGTGGTCCGTTTCAACGAGCTTTATCCCGGTTATTTCAAGAAGGATTCGCTCAAGGATTTCTATCTGCGCATGAACGACGTCCATGCCCAGTTGACCAAGTCCCAGCCCGGCATCAAGCCGCCCAAATTCACCTATGAGGACAAGGGCGACGTTCTGTTCATGAATTATCGTTCGAGCCGGGGACTGTTCGATTACTTCGAGGGTATCCTGCTCGGCGCGGCGGACTTCAAAGGCGAACGGGTGGAGATCGCGGTGAAGCCCTTTGACGATCAGTCGGCCCGGGCCGAGATCAAATTTCTCGGGGCCAAGTGA
- a CDS encoding DUF2062 domain-containing protein — translation MTQRITHRTPPEKPPRRSVREWWPGTKRWMRYWYLRLMRQNSSPKNLAAACALGMFIGALPIIPFQSVVVIALAFVLRVNKLAAWLVTCYSNAATMVPFYYFLFQVGQVVTPFHNLTFDPDKLRMVDMIHAGWQVFGVMFAGGLAFGIPATIATYFLSLFAIRRYRRRRAVRILRKREE, via the coding sequence TTGACCCAGAGAATTACTCACCGGACGCCCCCGGAAAAGCCGCCCAGGCGGTCTGTCCGGGAATGGTGGCCGGGCACCAAGCGGTGGATGCGGTACTGGTACCTGCGTCTCATGCGCCAGAATTCGTCGCCCAAGAACCTGGCCGCGGCCTGCGCCTTGGGCATGTTCATCGGCGCGTTGCCCATCATTCCATTTCAGTCCGTGGTGGTCATCGCCCTGGCCTTTGTCCTGCGGGTCAACAAGCTGGCCGCCTGGCTGGTCACCTGCTATTCCAACGCGGCCACCATGGTCCCGTTCTATTATTTCCTCTTTCAGGTGGGCCAGGTGGTCACGCCTTTTCACAACCTGACCTTCGACCCGGACAAGCTCCGTATGGTGGACATGATCCATGCGGGTTGGCAGGTCTTCGGGGTTATGTTCGCGGGCGGGCTGGCCTTCGGCATCCCGGCCACCATTGCGACCTACTTCCTTTCCCTGTTCGCCATCCGGCGGTATCGCCGGCGGCGGGCCGTGCGTATTCTGCGCAAGCGGGAAGAATAG